The Candidatus Zixiibacteriota bacterium genome includes a window with the following:
- a CDS encoding phosphate acyltransferase, protein MNACKSFTDIQTAAREKAGSGNPLQLGIISPIQQKVLEAAVRAGKGGLVFPQFLGKKRDIEDIARVAKLNPDDFGIIESTDPIADALALANSGKLDILLVCNNAISDFVSAANKDSSGFIFRGTQATHVTLLIVPGYHKMLFVADGLMVQPLEITQSISIVQNTVTVARKLGVALPKVALLAAVEAVSPAMPVTMAEAVIAKMADRGQIKNCVIDGPLSFDCAISAEVAQHKGIKNSPVAGDPDIFIGPTLETADGIFKALSLYAKAESAGVIFGGKVPVATEYEIQSVQDIVNSIALAVLLK, encoded by the coding sequence ATGAACGCCTGCAAATCATTTACCGATATTCAGACCGCCGCCCGTGAAAAAGCGGGATCCGGTAATCCTCTCCAGCTTGGCATTATTTCTCCCATCCAGCAGAAGGTTTTGGAAGCCGCAGTCAGGGCCGGGAAAGGGGGACTTGTCTTTCCGCAATTCCTCGGCAAGAAGAGAGATATTGAAGATATCGCGCGAGTGGCAAAACTCAACCCCGACGATTTCGGCATTATTGAAAGCACGGATCCGATTGCCGATGCCCTTGCTCTTGCCAACTCAGGCAAGCTGGATATTCTACTCGTCTGTAACAACGCCATCTCGGATTTTGTATCAGCGGCAAACAAGGATTCCTCCGGTTTTATTTTTAGAGGGACTCAGGCTACTCATGTTACTCTTCTGATCGTTCCCGGATACCATAAAATGCTTTTTGTCGCCGACGGCCTTATGGTGCAGCCACTCGAAATTACCCAATCCATCTCAATAGTGCAAAATACGGTGACCGTCGCCCGGAAACTGGGTGTGGCTCTGCCGAAAGTGGCGCTTCTGGCGGCGGTGGAGGCAGTTTCGCCCGCCATGCCGGTCACTATGGCGGAAGCTGTCATTGCCAAGATGGCCGACCGGGGACAGATAAAGAATTGTGTTATCGATGGCCCGCTCTCTTTTGACTGCGCTATCAGCGCCGAGGTGGCGCAGCATAAGGGGATAAAAAATTCCCCCGTGGCCGGCGACCCGGACATTTTTATCGGACCCACTTTGGAGACGGCTGATGGGATATTCAAGGCCCTATCGCTCTATGCCAAAGCTGAGTCGGCCGGGGTGATTTTTGGCGGGAAGGTTCCCGTGGCCACCGAATACGAAATCCAATCGGTTCAGGATATTGTCAATTCCATCGCCCTGGCCGTGTTATTGAAATAA
- a CDS encoding tryptophan-rich sensory protein, translating into MTLSDIAKLILCVVICQLAGAIGSIPNVNSIPTWYATLNRPSFNPPNWIFAPVWITLYFLMGIAAFLVWNKGLDTPGVTTALILFVVQLILNALWSWIFFGWKQIFPAFIEIVILWIMILVTMIQFFKISVPAGILLIPYILWVSFASILNFSLWRLNRI; encoded by the coding sequence ATAACTCTTTCAGATATTGCCAAACTGATTCTCTGTGTCGTAATCTGCCAGCTGGCCGGAGCGATCGGCTCTATACCGAATGTCAATTCAATCCCTACCTGGTATGCCACTCTGAATAGACCATCATTCAATCCCCCCAACTGGATTTTCGCCCCGGTCTGGATTACCCTTTATTTCCTTATGGGTATCGCCGCCTTCTTAGTCTGGAATAAGGGATTGGATACGCCCGGTGTGACCACCGCTCTGATCCTGTTTGTCGTTCAATTAATTCTTAATGCCCTATGGAGCTGGATATTCTTCGGCTGGAAACAAATATTCCCGGCCTTTATCGAGATTGTAATACTCTGGATAATGATTCTGGTGACCATGATTCAATTTTTCAAAATATCTGTCCCTGCCGGAATCCTTCTTATTCCTTATATATTATGGGTGAGTTTCGCCTCCATCTTGAATTTCAGCCTTTGGAGACTGAATAGAATCTGA
- a CDS encoding rhodanese-like domain-containing protein, producing MAGRRINFGFVAIIAVIIALAIYAFFAKRESPNIAPVQLKSMIDSKSQFRLIDVRQPSEFTGGHIAGAELLPLSDIQQGKYNLDKSDTIILYCRSGRRSGIAAKILKDSGYEYVRNLEGGILKWEYGLVSDSSSAE from the coding sequence ATGGCAGGCAGACGGATCAATTTCGGATTTGTGGCAATAATCGCAGTTATAATTGCCCTTGCCATATATGCCTTCTTTGCGAAAAGAGAATCACCAAATATCGCTCCTGTTCAACTGAAAAGCATGATTGATTCCAAATCGCAGTTCAGGCTAATTGATGTCCGCCAGCCCTCCGAATTTACCGGTGGGCATATCGCCGGGGCTGAGCTGCTGCCCCTTAGCGATATTCAACAGGGGAAGTATAATCTTGATAAAAGCGACACTATTATTCTCTATTGTCGCAGCGGTCGCCGCAGCGGCATTGCGGCCAAAATTCTGAAAGACTCCGGCTATGAATATGTCAGAAACCTTGAGGGGGGAATACTTAAGTGGGAATATGGCCTGGTTTCGGACTCCTCCAGCGCTGAATAA
- a CDS encoding PEP-CTERM sorting domain-containing protein, translated as MRKTILKLLLCFVVVAVPAKIWATPMMVEHIYNDWLFQEDSHRYMYSSYVDFFDNTPSGITAGYRFGTDPTLQHELTWGHSLPSDLRVPPGRVLRAKLWIDAAKVDASNNYVRIQETLDWNPLNRWGDDNSTYDLTNVTVADFWNNSPLTANIRAGEMRLWIYHAALMVDYRPTAVPEPATMALFGLGLTGLGLLRRRK; from the coding sequence ATGCGTAAAACCATTCTAAAACTGTTGCTTTGCTTCGTCGTGGTGGCCGTGCCGGCAAAAATCTGGGCCACCCCTATGATGGTTGAGCATATCTACAACGATTGGTTGTTTCAGGAGGATAGCCACCGTTACATGTACTCTTCCTATGTCGATTTCTTCGACAATACCCCCAGCGGCATAACCGCCGGGTATAGGTTCGGGACCGATCCCACGCTGCAGCACGAGTTAACTTGGGGACATTCGCTCCCCTCGGATCTTCGTGTTCCGCCGGGCCGGGTCTTAAGAGCCAAGTTGTGGATCGATGCTGCGAAAGTAGATGCGAGCAATAACTATGTCAGGATTCAGGAGACATTGGACTGGAACCCGCTTAACCGGTGGGGTGATGACAATAGCACCTACGATCTGACAAATGTTACTGTAGCCGATTTCTGGAATAATAGTCCGCTCACAGCTAACATTCGTGCCGGAGAAATGAGACTGTGGATTTATCATGCGGCTTTGATGGTTGATTACCGTCCGACCGCCGTTCCGGAACCGGCCACGATGGCCCTCTTCGGTTTGGGATTGACCGGCCTCGGTCTTCTCCGCCGTAGGAAATAA
- a CDS encoding YihY/virulence factor BrkB family protein, with protein MLKYILEFLRHYFGGLYQRIDQHHLFLLSGGLAFSLFVCIIPFVLIIFSALGNILGSSSLETQLNAFVDKIIPYDKYGAFVKKLIFDRVEEFKVYKNIAGIVGAVGLFLAASGLFSSMRTILNRVFVIDKGKQILIGKLRDFGMVILVIGFFLVSTAILPGLGLLKGAAAKTELLKWFRFSEVQSIVFAVVSYLAIFAAFFTLYYLVPYARMLVRVPALSAFWAALFWEIARRVFGYYITNFASLKQIYGTYVLIIVVAFWIYYSSIIFILGAEIGQLYRERLSRAHPTN; from the coding sequence GTGCTCAAATATATTCTGGAATTCCTGCGCCATTATTTCGGTGGGCTATATCAGCGCATCGATCAGCATCATCTCTTCCTGCTCAGCGGCGGGCTGGCCTTTTCTCTTTTTGTCTGTATCATCCCCTTTGTCCTTATCATTTTCTCGGCGTTGGGGAATATTCTGGGAAGTTCCTCGCTGGAGACACAATTGAATGCCTTTGTCGATAAAATCATTCCCTACGATAAGTACGGCGCCTTCGTGAAAAAATTAATTTTCGACCGCGTGGAGGAGTTCAAGGTTTACAAGAACATCGCCGGAATAGTCGGCGCTGTCGGGCTTTTTCTGGCCGCCAGCGGCCTTTTCAGCAGTATGAGGACCATTCTCAACCGCGTCTTTGTCATCGATAAGGGGAAGCAGATACTAATCGGCAAGCTGCGCGATTTCGGGATGGTTATTCTGGTGATCGGCTTCTTCCTCGTTTCAACCGCCATCCTGCCCGGTCTCGGTCTTCTCAAAGGGGCGGCCGCCAAAACCGAGCTTCTGAAGTGGTTCCGTTTCAGCGAAGTGCAGAGCATTGTCTTTGCCGTGGTTTCTTATCTCGCCATTTTTGCCGCCTTCTTCACTCTCTATTATCTGGTTCCTTATGCCAGAATGCTTGTCAGGGTTCCGGCCCTGAGCGCTTTCTGGGCGGCTCTGTTCTGGGAGATTGCCCGGAGAGTATTCGGTTACTATATCACCAATTTCGCCTCGTTGAAACAGATCTATGGTACTTATGTCCTGATAATTGTGGTCGCTTTCTGGATTTATTACTCTTCAATAATATTCATTCTCGGCGCCGAAATCGGCCAGTTGTACCGCGAACGGCTATCCCGCGCCCATCCCACTAATTGA
- a CDS encoding dockerin type I domain-containing protein: MGKISFIWILLGFLFLSTSNAFAATIHVPADQPTIQAGINVAGNGDTVLVAPGTYTGDGNHNISTQGKLLIIISSAGPDSTIIFVDHGEDTYTGFIINSGEDTTLHISGFSITANPHTMGWTDGGAFILHNSSATIDNCVVRDQWMGHYGGGMRIENATVIFVNCTFQNNRTGDSATKRALRNTKNLRPLVGLTFGGGIYCLNSQLFFSKCHFRENFADNGSGGGIFSISSYLNIDSCEFTDNGCYSESYEEAGFGGAICQRYGTLVISYSRFDRNNSDMAGGAIFSAQCDTSIITDCNFMSNCAWDGDAGAISMGLCNWFAMSRNNFVSNYARNGGAVSCGSQSSIIEYCTFEYNYSTYEYSGAAMSLGNGNCVIDHCLFYDNRVAWGWWGPGGSIFCSSAPVISNSIVANTKSGVGIFCFESLSGPYLSCSNIYGNDSGNWVDCIAAQFGQNGNISLDPLFCDTANKNFHINTSSPCAPSNNSCGQLIGAYDVACGPYLAGYGIQGNHILHVLSNTPTIYWDYRDLGSLLQDSFLIAVGTDSDWAFSEMWNPAPVASADTFVTYTGAPLVDGATYYMRLRVHNGSFWSLWYDTTFRMNSVPTVPVLAWPDSGAIVNTATPTLYVHNSTDAENDTINYEFAVVNDSAFGQLNEYGVSGFPEGIDSTGWQVFQSLNENWKYWWRSRAYDQYENSPWSSIKSFWVNAVEEPPGLFNINPLPETTGTVFQMLPQFHWLASSDPDPLDSVHYTLYIALDSNFLYLRTIENIQSNSYQLADSLLFATRYWWKVKATDKTGRYTYSSNTLNFRTWKLGDANGDWLVNIQDVTFLINYLYNKIPPGPVPKFVGDINGNCIVNIQDITYLINFLYKGGPSPKIGCL; encoded by the coding sequence ATGGGCAAGATATCATTTATTTGGATTCTGCTCGGCTTCTTGTTTCTGAGCACGAGCAATGCATTTGCGGCCACTATTCACGTTCCCGCCGACCAGCCGACTATACAGGCGGGGATAAACGTTGCGGGGAACGGGGATACAGTGCTGGTGGCACCGGGGACATACACTGGTGATGGAAATCATAATATAAGCACTCAAGGCAAATTGCTGATAATTATTTCCAGTGCTGGTCCGGATTCTACTATCATTTTTGTCGATCACGGCGAAGATACTTATACCGGATTTATTATAAATAGCGGAGAAGACACAACGCTACATATTTCCGGATTTTCTATAACTGCAAATCCGCATACAATGGGCTGGACTGATGGCGGCGCATTTATTCTGCATAATTCATCGGCAACAATCGATAATTGTGTTGTACGTGATCAATGGATGGGTCATTACGGTGGAGGAATGCGCATAGAAAACGCAACTGTAATATTTGTCAATTGCACTTTCCAAAACAACCGAACAGGCGATTCGGCAACGAAAAGGGCACTGCGCAATACCAAAAATCTTAGGCCATTAGTAGGACTTACATTTGGCGGTGGCATTTATTGCCTCAATTCACAATTGTTTTTCAGCAAATGTCACTTTAGGGAGAATTTTGCTGATAATGGTTCCGGTGGTGGTATTTTTAGCATCTCATCATATTTGAATATTGATAGCTGCGAATTTACTGACAATGGATGTTATTCGGAGTCATATGAGGAAGCTGGGTTCGGCGGCGCAATTTGCCAGCGATATGGCACGCTAGTGATTAGCTATTCACGATTTGATCGAAATAATTCCGATATGGCGGGCGGAGCCATCTTTAGCGCACAGTGTGATACGAGTATTATTACAGATTGCAATTTTATGTCCAATTGCGCATGGGACGGCGATGCTGGTGCTATAAGTATGGGGCTGTGCAATTGGTTCGCCATGAGCAGAAATAATTTTGTCTCAAATTACGCGAGGAACGGAGGAGCTGTAAGTTGTGGATCTCAATCGTCCATAATAGAATATTGCACCTTTGAGTATAATTATTCAACTTACGAGTACAGCGGCGCTGCCATGAGTTTGGGCAATGGCAATTGTGTTATTGATCATTGTCTATTTTATGACAATAGAGTTGCGTGGGGATGGTGGGGGCCCGGGGGTTCAATTTTCTGCTCTTCTGCGCCTGTCATAAGTAATTCGATAGTGGCAAACACTAAATCTGGTGTTGGCATATTTTGCTTTGAGAGCCTTAGCGGCCCCTACCTATCTTGTTCAAATATATATGGTAATGATAGCGGAAACTGGGTGGATTGCATAGCCGCACAATTTGGTCAAAATGGCAATATTTCACTCGATCCTTTATTTTGTGATACTGCTAATAAAAATTTTCATATAAATACCAGTTCCCCTTGCGCACCAAGCAACAATAGTTGTGGCCAATTGATAGGTGCCTATGATGTCGCCTGCGGGCCTTATTTGGCTGGGTACGGCATTCAGGGCAATCATATACTCCATGTATTATCTAATACCCCTACAATATACTGGGATTATCGTGATCTTGGAAGTCTATTACAAGACAGCTTTCTCATTGCTGTTGGCACTGATTCCGATTGGGCCTTTTCCGAAATGTGGAACCCGGCGCCGGTAGCCTCCGCCGATACCTTTGTCACTTATACCGGTGCGCCGCTTGTTGACGGGGCTACCTATTATATGCGCCTGCGTGTGCACAATGGCTCGTTCTGGTCGCTCTGGTATGACACCACGTTTCGCATGAACTCGGTGCCGACGGTGCCGGTATTGGCCTGGCCGGATAGCGGGGCTATTGTCAACACCGCTACCCCAACTCTCTATGTTCACAACTCGACCGATGCCGAAAATGACACTATCAATTACGAATTCGCGGTAGTCAATGATTCTGCATTTGGCCAGTTGAATGAGTATGGTGTATCGGGCTTTCCGGAAGGGATAGATTCGACCGGCTGGCAGGTTTTCCAGTCCCTTAATGAGAATTGGAAATATTGGTGGCGTTCTCGCGCGTATGACCAATATGAAAATTCGCCCTGGTCATCCATCAAATCCTTCTGGGTGAATGCGGTCGAAGAACCGCCCGGCTTATTCAATATCAATCCTCTGCCCGAAACAACCGGAACCGTGTTCCAAATGCTCCCACAATTCCACTGGCTGGCATCATCCGACCCGGATCCGCTCGATTCGGTTCATTATACCTTGTATATTGCTCTGGACAGCAATTTCCTCTATCTCCGCACTATTGAAAACATTCAATCCAATTCTTATCAGTTGGCCGATAGCCTTTTATTCGCAACCAGATATTGGTGGAAAGTGAAGGCGACCGATAAAACCGGGCGATATACCTATTCGTCCAATACCCTCAATTTCCGCACCTGGAAACTGGGTGATGCCAACGGCGATTGGCTGGTCAATATCCAGGATGTCACTTTCTTAATCAATTATCTCTATAATAAAATTCCGCCCGGCCCTGTGCCGAAATTTGTAGGTGACATCAATGGTAATTGTATCGTAAACATTCAGGATATTACATACTTGATAAATTTCCTATACAAGGGTGGCCCGTCGCCAAAGATCGGGTGCCTGTAA